The Mus pahari chromosome 22, PAHARI_EIJ_v1.1, whole genome shotgun sequence genome includes the window NNNNNNNNNNNNNNNNNNNNNNNNNNNNNNNNNNNNNNNNNNNNNNNNNNNNNNNNNNNNNNNNNNNNNNNNNNNNNNNNNNNNNNNNNNNNNNNNNNNNNNNNNNNNNNNNNNNNNNNNNNNNNNNNNNNNNNNNNNNNNNNNNNNNNNNNNNNNNNNNNNNNNNNNNNNNNNNNNNNNNNNNNNNNNNNNNNNNNNaaaaaaaaaaaaaaaagaagttgctgCAGAGGCTCCAACCTTGGCCCAAGGAGCTAATCGCTGCAGCAACTAGAGTGTCTAGTTGACCAGATACCAAGCCGTTTCGTGTTCTCTTTGGGAAGGAAGCCCTGAAATGTGAACTGACAGTACATTCTGATGGATTTGAAACCGTTGACGTGGAAAGTGGTTACCTACCACCCAGTGCTTTATCAACTCTGGTCAATTACTTGCACTAGGAAATAGAGGTTGGACTAATTAGTAACATAAAACTAGATGAGATTAATGAGCCCAGGCAGACTTGACAGGCTAGGATGAAGATTGGAATTTAAAGATAGATGTTagacgcctttaattccagcatgggggggggggggagacagaggcaggtacaGCTcttgtgagttagaggccagtatTCCTGTCTTATGCATGGAGTTAAGCAGTTGGGGAAGAAGAGGTGCGGGACCCGTGGAAGAGATGTAGGCATGGCAGCTGACAGTTTCACGGTGTTGTGATCACCCACTTTCCAAAGAAGGGTTCTGAGCTGAGACTTGTGCTCTCTCTGCCCATCAGAACACTGGGAGAATTGTATGCTAAAAATAAACCACAGGGCACTGCCTTTAAGAGCAAAGAGCACTGTctaggctttttgttgttggggttttgttttgttttgttttgtttttttcatctgtAATGGGGGTAATGTGAATTGAATAGATTggaggagttttgttttgttttgttttttaccagcaaagactgagggaactGGAACTAGTGACACAGTCCTGTTATCCCAACTACTCTGAGGGAGGATTGTAAGTGCAAGGCCCATCTGGACAATTtagcaagactctatctcaaaggcAGCGAAGTATAGGGATGCTAAATAAGGAGGCTGGGGTCAGAGCAGTCTTCAGATCCCTACTGGAGAGTTTCACATTCCCAAGAGCGCTTTAGCTGTCTGGCCATGTGTGGGCATCCTGACGTGTCACTCCATGTTCTGGGTAAGCGGCTGGACTAGAGACAACGGGGATTCTCTGAGGTGGATGCCCAGAGCTTCCTGGCTCTATGGCTCCTCTCTTCACTGGCTCTGAGGTGCTGGGTCCTCTGCTGCAAATTTGCCTTTATCTGCTTCCACAACAGCGCCCTGATGAGGCTGCTGctctcagagaggaaaaaaacaaggAGAAATCCTCGCAGTCAGGTGGGTTGAGCACTTCATGGTGgtttctggggctggaggagACCAGGGGACTGCAGGAGTAACCATGCCCTTTCCCTCACTCCCAGAACAACAGCTGGTGCAGCTGACACAACAGCTGGCCCAGACGGAGCAGCACCTGAACCTCCTGATGACACAGCTGGATCCCCTTTTTGAACGGTGAGAATTTGTGGGGTGGGTGAGGTGGGAGCCAAGGAGATGGGCTGGGCAGCCCCTGAGTGGGTATTTCTACAGGGTGACAACTTTGGTTGGAACCCAGCGGGAACTTCTAGACACAAAACTAAAGACCATCCGCCACCTTCTACAAGACTGCCAGCCTGGCACAGGGGTGGAGGTTCCAGAACCAGGTAAAAGGTTGGGAGGTTTCTGCGGCAGGGGAACCGTGGCTGTGAAACTGGAGCAAGCTGGTCTCTCCCTCACAGAGGCCAGCATACCCTTTCCTGAGGACCTGGGGAAAGAAGACCaagaagaagctggaaacagtCAGGCCTGGGAAGAAACCATAAACTGGAGCCCAGAGACATGGAACCTAGCTCCCTCCTGGGAGGTGGAGCAGGGGCTGAGGAGAAGGTGGCACAAGATGGTGACAAAGGGTCCAGCAGTAAATGGGGGACAACCACTGAAGGTTTAGTAAAAGCAGTCGCCTCATAGTGGGTGTTGCTCTGTGCTTTTTCCACTccttgctgcacacacacacacacacacacacacacacacacacacacacacacgcacacggtGCAAAAGCCAAGTGGGCTTCCCTTATTAGGAAGAGAAAGACTGCCTTCCAGAATGTgaatggagaagacagagagagagagccacagtTCTGCCTTTGTGTTTCTGAGGCTACCAAGATGCCAGCCATCAAGGCTGAAATTCCATTTTTCTCATGACTTAGACAGAAAGGCCTTTGCAAAAAACAACCCTTTATTAAAATCCAGtgggaaaataaattatagtaCATAGGAGGTAGttcaggaggatctggagttcaaggccaccctgggctgcatGAAACAAAACCTCgcctcaagaaaacaaactttaTACAATAGCCAGGTGAGGCAGCACACACCTATAAACCCAacacctgagaggctgaggcagaaggaattcaagttcatggtcagcctgggTCACAGAgttaagaccctttctcaagaatAAAACAGGAAACCATAGGCAATCACAACAAAATGGACTCCTTTCCAAAGCTGCAAATGGGATTAACCGCTGGACACAGACAGCAGGGGCTCTCCAGGCCCCCCAGTGGCAGGGCGTTAAAGGGGGCTTGTTCCACTGAGGCGCCCCTGAAGAACATTCCCTTTTGTTCCTGGCTCTGCCCTATCCCTGAGTATCCGAGTTCTGGAATTTGTAAGATTCTTCCGTAGGCACGCCCAGCTGCCACCTGTATCCCTGGATAGCTGTGAATGTGGCCCCAGCACATTTGTAGATGACAATGTCATGTTGCAGTGACACTTCTGTGGGTCgagctcttctggcttctgtggggaaaaaaaaaaaaacagtcttggCACCAGGAAAGGTGCTGTCCTCAGTCACCCACGGGGTGGGAGAGGGGCTGCGAGGGACGCCGCTCCCTCTCGGGATGCTCGCTGGGAGACAGACACGGCTCACCTGATAGCCTGAGTCAGACTGTGGTGCCATTGTGACAGCTCCTCTTGGTCAGTAGACAGAAGCAGGAGCTTCTCTTGGGGAAAGGACAGCTAGGGAGAAACCACTTAGTTCAGAGCAAGTCAGGCTGGTCCCACGACCTGAGCCACAACAACCCCCGTATTCTCATGTGAAGGGAGCTAGCTCAAGTGATGGGCTGGTCTACAACCACTTCAAGTATATTTTGGGCCCAGATTTCCCATCTACTACTTACACTGAGCAAACCACCGCAAGGTCCTCCCGAATGGCCAAAGACCCTGCTAAGGTGACACTGGGACATAGGGTACAGGGCTCTGCAGACAAAGGTGCCACTCTTCAGCAGGTGCAGTGGGGGCCGAGGCTTGGCCATGAGGAGCACGTCggagaaaaggaagaacatcCGGGGCCGAGGCTCCCCCGAAGGAGGCACCACTAAAAGCCAGCCCTGCCGTAGGAACCAGCGCCCTTGAAAATGAGAACGCCATTATTGTACAGCTCAAGAATCCATAGGAACACAAAGGAGACAGGACACTGGGGAAGAGGTAATGTTATTGTGTGGAtatgtggaggtcacagaacCACCCTGGAgtcctctcctttcacctttatgtgggttccaggattaACTCAGGTCAAACAGCAAGAGCGTTACCcgctgggccatcttgccagcccagcatGCTGGCATAAGCAAATAAGCAAAGGGCAACTGAGGACCGAAGCGGGCAGAGTCCCCGGTCTACCTGAAGTCAGCCCTTTTGCCTTGCGCCCACTGAGTAGAGCCTGGACACGTAGCAGATGCTGGTCATTCTTCTGACTCTGGCCGATGGCGTGGACCTTCTGGGCGGTCTCACTTACCAGGCGGGCAGCCCCTGGAACAACACTCAGTGCCTCACTTCCAACGGAAGTGAGTACTTTTACTCTTGGTAGTAAAAGACAAGctagtctgggggtgggggtctgggtCCGGCTCTAGCTTCTTGAAGATCAGGCAGGGCAGTTA containing:
- the Ccdc107 gene encoding coiled-coil domain-containing protein 107, producing the protein MEGAGPVLSILGLLLVSALFGVLGERPSADLGAHPERGSQVSPGATEPRRQPPPKDQRERARAGSLSLGALYTAAVVGFVLFKCLQRPDEAAALREEKNKEKSSQSEQQLVQLTQQLAQTEQHLNLLMTQLDPLFERVTTLVGTQRELLDTKLKTIRHLLQDCQPGTGVEVPEPEASIPFPEDLGKEDQEEAGNSQAWEETINWSPETWNLAPSWEVEQGLRRRWHKMVTKGPAVNGGQPLKV